From Octopus sinensis unplaced genomic scaffold, ASM634580v1 Contig15797, whole genome shotgun sequence, a single genomic window includes:
- the LOC118761624 gene encoding zinc finger protein 492-like isoform X2 produces MSEGLRKSSYDCDICKESFLEESKFNQHKQIHEEEAPYHCTVCGKSLSDRSSFARHKRIHTGEKPYHCSICGKSFSHAQSLAIHKQIHTGQKPYHCDICGKSFSDGSSLTKHKRIHTGEKPYHCDICGKSFSDGSSLTRHKGIHTGEKPYCCDICSKSFSRYHSLALHIRIHTVDKTYNCDICGKSFYQSGNLTNHIRVHTGEKPYSCDICGKSLCSGSSLLKHKRIHTGEKPYHCDICGKSFSQDSGLTQHKSIHTGEKPYSCDICGRSFSYSGSLTTHKWIHT; encoded by the exons atgtcGGAAGGATTAAgaaaatcatcatatgactgtgacatctgcaaagagtcattcttggaagaaagtaaattcaatcaacacaaacaaattcatgaaGAGGAAGCACCATATCACTGTactgtctgtggtaaatcattgtctGACAGGAGTAGCTTTGctcgtcacaaacgtattcatacaggggagaagccatatcactgtagtatctgtggtaaatcattctctcatgctCAAAGCTTAGCTATTCACAAACAAATCCATACAGGgcagaaaccatatcactgtgatatctgtggtaaatcattctctgatggcagtAGCTTAAccaaacacaagcgtattcatacaggggagaaaccatatcactgtgatatctgtggtaaatcattctctgatggcagtAGCTTAACTCGACACAaaggtattcatacaggggagaaaccatattgctgtgatatctgtagtaaatcattctctcgttatCATAGCTTAGCTCTTCACATTCGTATTCATACAGTGGACAAAACAtataactgtgatatctgtg gtaaatcattctatcaaaGTGGTAACTTAACTAACCacatacgtgttcatacaggagagaaaccatattcctgtgatatctgtggtaaatcattatgTAGTGGCAGTAGCTTAttgaaacacaaacgtattcatactggggagaaaccatatcactgtgatatctgtggtaagtcattctctcagGACAGTGGCTTAACTCAACACAAaagtatccatacaggagagaaaccatattcctgcGATATCTGTGGAAGATCATTCTCTTATAGCGgtagcttaactactcacaaatggaTTCATACATGA